The Petrocella atlantisensis genome has a window encoding:
- a CDS encoding ABC transporter permease has translation MTKQIRLGSIFNTLLKEYTIVFGIMVLVIITSIVEPRFMTSGNMVNIMRQFGPLILVALGMTFVILAGFIDLSVTGQLFLVAVIVMKLIDPIGQIPAMFVGIAFGGLFGYFNSKVIIFSGALTQAEALFITYGLSTAYIGIGQMISNGKTMNMSIDLTSSYSAFQYVGLGFIGPFSISFVIFLFAIFILYFFQSKTYMGRSVMLTGGNKTAARIAGIPIYRSITIVYMICGIMTAIGAIVFMSRATTVTSAMSIGLETDVILAVVLGGTYLGGGRGSVLRTIIGALIVILISNCMNLLGITIFWQDITRGAILIIAIWLDARKNN, from the coding sequence ATGACCAAACAAATTAGATTAGGTAGTATTTTTAATACATTGTTAAAAGAGTATACGATCGTCTTTGGAATTATGGTATTAGTAATTATAACATCCATTGTTGAACCAAGATTTATGACAAGTGGCAATATGGTTAATATCATGCGTCAGTTCGGTCCTTTGATATTGGTTGCACTCGGTATGACATTTGTTATACTGGCAGGTTTTATCGACCTATCCGTAACAGGCCAACTTTTTCTTGTCGCAGTTATCGTCATGAAGCTCATTGATCCGATAGGTCAAATACCTGCAATGTTTGTTGGTATAGCCTTTGGAGGCCTTTTTGGATATTTCAACAGCAAGGTTATTATATTTAGCGGTGCCTTAACTCAAGCAGAAGCATTGTTTATAACATATGGATTAAGTACGGCATATATTGGAATCGGTCAGATGATTTCTAACGGTAAAACGATGAATATGAGTATAGATCTTACTTCAAGTTATTCTGCCTTTCAATATGTGGGATTAGGATTTATTGGACCATTTTCAATATCCTTTGTGATTTTCCTATTTGCAATTTTTATCCTATATTTTTTTCAGTCCAAAACCTATATGGGCAGATCCGTTATGCTAACAGGTGGGAATAAGACGGCTGCAAGAATTGCCGGTATACCCATCTATCGAAGCATTACAATTGTCTATATGATTTGCGGAATTATGACAGCGATAGGTGCAATCGTGTTTATGTCTAGAGCGACCACCGTTACGAGTGCTATGAGTATAGGTTTGGAGACGGATGTTATCCTCGCCGTTGTTCTTGGTGGCACCTACCTTGGTGGAGGTAGAGGTAGTGTATTACGTACCATCATTGGAGCGCTGATTGTTATACTTATTAGTAACTGCATGAATTTGCTGGGCATTACAATATTCTGGCAAGATATAACTAGAGGTGCCATATTAATCATAGCTATTTGGCTTGATGCTAGAAAAAATAATTAG
- a CDS encoding heme-degrading domain-containing protein — protein MDGTKISNMDYDQRLSQLENEHSSLRFETFNSDTAVTIGLRLLERAKEEKLSITIDICKGKQQLFHCALEGTNEENDRWVIRKNRVALKFQKSSYYISLLLKSNNTTIEEYYHLDSEDYAPYGGAYPIMDMEGVVLGTITVSGLPDHEDHRVVTETLKWFLNKKR, from the coding sequence ATGGATGGTACAAAAATATCAAATATGGATTATGATCAAAGACTAAGCCAACTAGAAAACGAGCATAGTAGCTTGAGATTCGAGACATTTAATTCTGACACGGCAGTCACTATAGGATTAAGACTGTTGGAGAGGGCGAAAGAAGAAAAACTATCGATTACGATTGATATTTGCAAGGGGAAGCAGCAATTATTTCATTGTGCTCTTGAAGGAACGAATGAAGAAAATGACAGATGGGTCATTAGAAAGAATAGAGTAGCATTAAAGTTTCAAAAAAGTTCATATTACATAAGCCTTTTGTTAAAATCTAACAATACGACCATCGAAGAGTACTATCACTTAGACTCAGAAGACTATGCACCCTATGGAGGTGCGTATCCGATTATGGATATGGAAGGGGTAGTGCTTGGTACGATAACGGTCTCAGGACTCCCGGACCATGAAGATCACAGAGTCGTAACAGAGACACTCAAGTGGTTTTTGAATAAAAAAAGATGA
- a CDS encoding sugar ABC transporter substrate-binding protein: protein MKLVSKRIIGVLLVFVMVIALAGCGDKTEEAAEVTEVGTVEETETNAEATVAETGDEATIAFICADMGNPSQAYAASLFETYAKDYNLKAVVFNAAGDAQLEASSVQQAIAQGVSAIYVNPNDINAILPALQEAKDAGIIVGMFSSDVPVGSEDLRDFFVGVDDNQAGVEAANAFIANFPDGAKIVEVGGQAGHDAQIKRHGAFEPVISNSNIEVLDSQACDQWSTDQALAIMDDFIVKYGDDIEGVFCHWDGGLTGVIQALDAAGMDTKGMFLVGIDGSQSGVQQVMDGTQDLTIGQDFMEMSKKSLELTRAVLDGETVTTQNFIPLMLVTPETIDDFTFPEW from the coding sequence ATGAAGTTAGTAAGCAAAAGAATTATCGGGGTATTGCTAGTATTTGTTATGGTCATTGCTTTGGCTGGTTGTGGAGATAAAACAGAAGAAGCCGCCGAAGTAACAGAAGTAGGTACAGTTGAAGAAACAGAAACCAATGCTGAGGCAACAGTTGCAGAAACTGGTGACGAAGCTACAATTGCTTTCATATGTGCGGACATGGGAAACCCATCACAAGCATATGCGGCATCATTATTTGAAACCTATGCTAAGGACTACAACCTAAAAGCAGTTGTGTTTAATGCAGCAGGTGATGCGCAACTTGAAGCTTCAAGTGTACAACAAGCGATTGCTCAAGGTGTTTCAGCGATTTATGTGAATCCAAATGATATCAATGCGATTCTTCCGGCTTTACAAGAAGCAAAAGATGCAGGTATTATTGTAGGTATGTTCTCATCAGACGTTCCTGTAGGATCTGAAGACCTTCGTGATTTCTTTGTTGGTGTTGATGATAATCAAGCAGGTGTTGAAGCCGCAAATGCATTTATTGCAAACTTTCCTGACGGTGCTAAGATTGTAGAAGTTGGTGGCCAAGCCGGTCATGATGCTCAAATCAAACGTCATGGTGCTTTCGAACCGGTTATATCAAATTCTAATATTGAAGTATTAGACTCTCAAGCATGCGACCAATGGAGTACGGATCAAGCATTAGCAATCATGGATGACTTTATTGTTAAGTATGGTGATGATATTGAAGGCGTATTCTGTCACTGGGATGGTGGACTTACAGGTGTCATTCAGGCCCTTGATGCAGCTGGTATGGATACAAAAGGTATGTTCCTAGTAGGTATTGATGGAAGCCAATCAGGTGTTCAACAAGTAATGGACGGAACCCAAGACTTAACAATTGGTCAAGATTTCATGGAAATGAGTAAAAAATCTTTAGAGCTTACAAGAGCTGTACTTGATGGCGAGACCGTTACAACTCAAAACTTTATACCTCTTATGTTAGTTACACCAGAAACTATTGATGATTTCACATTCCCAGAATGGTAA
- a CDS encoding sugar ABC transporter ATP-binding protein has translation MDNKNSNIILSIQDVEKSFPGVKALDQVSIDIRRGEVHGLVGENGAGKSTLMKILSGVLKKDAGTITFDGAIVHHTSPVESQRMGMSIIYQELNLVHTMSVGENVFLGRFKEMGGMRGTHTKAKALLDSIGANLDTYQLVDELSVSEKQMVEIAKALSFESKLIIMDEPSSSLTQDEMDKLIAVIKQLKEKGITIIYISHKLDEIFELCNRVTIMRDGHVIDTQLTSDITRNEMIAKMVGRTIENEFPERPKCDGEVLLQVKSLNTNKLKNVSFKLRKGEILGFVGLVGAGRTEIVRAIFGADQVKGHEILIDGKVVTIKNPKDAMNAGLALVTEDRKQQGLVLSFTVEKNVSMASLDRLSKFGILNKSKEKEMAERQVKGLNVKTPTILTKVSSLSGGNQQKVVLGGWLETGPRVLILDEPTRGIDVGAKYEIYLLMKEIAESGGAIILISSELPEVLNMSNRVLTVYEGRITGEFDPLKTTPDHIMRNALGMGEEEQKNDQTN, from the coding sequence ATGGATAATAAAAATAGCAACATTATTCTCAGTATTCAGGATGTGGAAAAGTCTTTCCCGGGTGTTAAGGCACTGGATCAAGTTTCTATTGACATAAGACGTGGTGAGGTACATGGTCTTGTAGGGGAAAACGGTGCTGGTAAATCAACATTAATGAAGATATTATCAGGTGTACTTAAAAAAGATGCAGGTACAATTACTTTTGACGGAGCCATTGTACATCATACTTCGCCGGTTGAATCGCAGCGTATGGGTATGAGCATTATTTACCAAGAACTAAATCTGGTGCATACCATGAGTGTGGGAGAAAATGTTTTTCTAGGACGCTTTAAAGAAATGGGTGGTATGCGTGGTACGCACACAAAAGCTAAAGCACTTTTAGATAGTATAGGTGCTAATTTAGATACGTATCAGTTGGTCGATGAACTGAGTGTTTCAGAGAAACAAATGGTTGAGATTGCGAAGGCTTTATCTTTTGAATCCAAACTTATTATCATGGATGAACCAAGTAGTAGTTTGACACAAGACGAAATGGACAAGTTGATTGCCGTTATTAAGCAACTTAAAGAAAAAGGTATTACGATTATTTATATTAGTCATAAATTAGACGAGATTTTTGAATTGTGTAATAGAGTTACCATTATGCGTGATGGTCATGTTATAGATACTCAATTAACTTCAGATATAACCCGTAATGAGATGATTGCAAAAATGGTTGGTCGTACCATTGAAAATGAATTTCCTGAGCGCCCAAAATGCGATGGAGAAGTACTGCTTCAGGTTAAGTCGCTCAATACTAATAAATTAAAAAATGTATCATTTAAACTTCGAAAAGGTGAAATACTTGGTTTTGTAGGACTAGTAGGAGCGGGTAGAACAGAGATTGTTAGAGCTATATTTGGCGCAGATCAAGTTAAAGGTCATGAGATCTTGATTGATGGTAAAGTTGTAACGATCAAAAATCCAAAAGACGCTATGAATGCAGGTTTGGCTTTGGTGACAGAAGACCGAAAACAGCAAGGTCTTGTGTTAAGCTTCACTGTTGAAAAGAATGTTTCTATGGCAAGTTTGGATCGATTATCAAAATTTGGCATATTAAATAAATCAAAAGAAAAAGAAATGGCAGAGCGACAAGTCAAAGGATTAAATGTTAAGACACCTACTATTTTAACAAAAGTCAGTAGTTTATCCGGTGGAAATCAACAGAAGGTAGTACTTGGTGGATGGTTGGAAACAGGACCAAGGGTTCTTATTCTAGATGAACCGACGCGCGGTATTGATGTAGGTGCCAAATATGAAATTTATTTATTAATGAAGGAAATTGCAGAAAGCGGAGGCGCTATTATTTTGATCTCATCTGAACTTCCTGAAGTACTCAACATGAGCAATAGAGTTTTGACAGTTTATGAGGGGCGAATTACAGGTGAATTTGATCCTCTAAAGACGACACCAGACCATATTATGAGAAATGCACTTGGTATGGGTGAGGAGGAACAGAAAAATGACCAAACAAATTAG
- a CDS encoding ABC transporter permease, with protein sequence MDKMNIKKILSVIMNQRAVLAIVLTLIVLAFNSTNFFTIYNMKTMLTTSSIYLIIGFGATIVLVAGGVDLSIGFNMSVSGVLAVYLMNNNVPISLAVLCALIFGGIVGAINGYIVVYHKTEPFIITLGMGISLLGLGRLITNARPIVAENKAFLNISNGMIFGERLNLIYFTVIMFAIVHYILRYTSFGRNLYAIGGDYEVAEYSGINVRANKFYAFVLSGVIAALGGVLLASKFGTGNANYGLTTGFVIYSAVVVGGTSFAGGIGSVPRSAIGLIFVYGVLQNAMNMLRVNSYTQMVMTGIIIATVIALDSYSRKRIREKV encoded by the coding sequence ATGGATAAGATGAATATCAAAAAGATATTAAGTGTCATAATGAACCAAAGAGCTGTTCTTGCCATTGTACTAACACTGATAGTATTAGCGTTTAACAGTACCAATTTTTTTACTATATATAATATGAAGACGATGCTAACCACTTCATCAATATATCTAATTATCGGATTTGGTGCTACGATTGTACTGGTTGCAGGCGGTGTTGATTTATCAATCGGTTTCAACATGTCTGTTTCAGGTGTCTTAGCGGTTTATCTCATGAATAACAATGTACCAATAAGCTTAGCTGTGCTTTGTGCTTTGATTTTCGGTGGGATCGTCGGAGCCATAAATGGTTATATTGTTGTATATCATAAAACTGAACCTTTTATTATAACCCTTGGTATGGGGATTTCACTCCTAGGTCTTGGAAGACTTATTACAAATGCCCGTCCCATTGTGGCTGAAAATAAAGCATTTCTAAATATTTCAAACGGCATGATTTTTGGAGAACGGTTAAATCTGATTTATTTTACTGTGATCATGTTTGCGATCGTGCATTACATATTAAGGTATACTTCATTTGGTAGAAATCTATACGCCATAGGCGGTGACTATGAAGTTGCTGAGTACTCCGGCATCAATGTACGTGCAAATAAGTTTTATGCATTCGTACTTTCCGGCGTGATTGCTGCACTTGGTGGTGTTTTACTTGCATCCAAGTTTGGTACCGGCAACGCCAATTATGGTCTTACAACAGGGTTTGTAATCTATAGTGCTGTCGTTGTTGGTGGGACTTCATTTGCCGGAGGGATAGGAAGTGTACCACGTTCCGCAATCGGGCTAATATTTGTATATGGCGTCTTGCAAAATGCCATGAATATGTTGAGGGTGAATTCCTATACTCAAATGGTCATGACAGGTATTATCATTGCGACAGTAATTGCACTGGATAGTTATAGTAGGAAGCGAATAAGAGAAAAAGTTTAA
- a CDS encoding glycyl radical protein, protein MRKNLKADILEISKLKSTDRIKRLKEKTLNEPRYLSLEQAKIITECYQQNAHLPRILQRAKSLESALENISIYIDADELIVGNRTPGIRSGVVSPEAGISWIDDELSTLDSRPQDKFFVRPEDVSVFREEILPFWKGKSLEDMIKHRIGNDISEIKKVAKINQTDHAQGHICPNTEDWLKLGPSGLKTIANTHLKNASTEHKAFYESVVITLSAAQIFMKRYGTLAEQMSKGTDDILVKDNLKEIGRICFKLAEDAPSTFREAIQSLWFLYVILQMESNASSFSPGRADQYLYPYLMHDLTNNIINMPEALEVLEALWLKFNQIVYLRNSNSAKYFAGFPIGFNIACGGQTQDGEDASNALSYLFLKAQEHILLPQPNLSARLFKGSAPEFVYECSRVIGMGSGMPQIFNDESIIPALMRQGIKQDDATNYAIVGCVELTTHGNNLGWSDAAMFNLVKALELTLNNGICLQTGKQLGIATGYLTDYKTYHDLEEAYKKQLDYFIDRMITTCDVVDRMHAEFLPSPFLSSVIDGCLEKGIDVTAGGALYNLSGIQAIQVANLADSLATIKHMIYDDKSLEASELLQALQTNYEGNDILRQYIINRIPKYGNDVSWVDHIGNQWVEYFSNKLSTYENARGGPYHTGLYTVSAHIPMGQNVGASADGRLSKDPLADGGMSAMYGRDKQGPTALLKSVSRINSIYGSNGTLLNMKFLPDFFKTDEGIKKFSSMLMTIVHLNISHVQFNVLRKEDLLSAQKNPDAFKGLTVRVAGYTAYFVDLATDLQDEIIARTSYGDVS, encoded by the coding sequence ATGAGAAAAAATCTTAAAGCTGATATTCTCGAAATATCTAAGCTGAAGTCAACTGATCGAATCAAACGTCTCAAAGAAAAAACTTTAAATGAGCCTAGGTACTTATCTTTAGAGCAAGCTAAAATTATAACAGAATGCTATCAACAAAACGCACACCTACCTAGAATACTCCAAAGAGCTAAAAGTCTTGAAAGTGCCCTTGAGAATATATCTATTTATATTGATGCCGATGAACTCATCGTCGGTAACCGTACACCGGGTATAAGAAGTGGTGTCGTATCACCTGAAGCCGGAATCTCTTGGATTGATGATGAACTCAGCACTTTAGATAGCCGACCCCAAGATAAGTTTTTTGTTAGACCGGAAGATGTTTCTGTTTTTAGAGAAGAGATTTTGCCCTTCTGGAAAGGCAAATCTTTAGAAGATATGATCAAACATAGAATTGGAAATGATATATCCGAAATAAAAAAAGTGGCAAAGATCAATCAAACCGATCATGCTCAGGGTCATATATGCCCCAATACAGAAGATTGGCTTAAGCTCGGCCCTTCTGGATTAAAAACAATTGCTAATACCCATCTTAAAAATGCATCAACCGAGCATAAAGCATTCTACGAGAGCGTTGTCATAACACTTTCAGCTGCACAGATTTTTATGAAACGCTATGGTACATTGGCCGAGCAGATGTCAAAAGGAACTGATGACATACTTGTAAAAGACAATCTCAAGGAGATTGGCCGAATTTGTTTCAAGCTTGCCGAAGATGCGCCTTCAACTTTTCGTGAGGCCATACAATCACTATGGTTTCTCTATGTTATACTTCAAATGGAGTCCAATGCATCTTCCTTTTCACCAGGGCGGGCCGATCAATACTTGTATCCTTACTTAATGCATGATTTGACAAATAACATTATTAACATGCCGGAGGCACTTGAAGTCCTAGAAGCACTATGGCTAAAGTTCAATCAAATTGTCTATTTGAGAAACTCAAATAGCGCTAAATATTTTGCCGGTTTTCCCATTGGATTCAATATTGCTTGTGGTGGCCAAACACAAGATGGTGAAGATGCTTCCAATGCCTTGTCCTATCTTTTCTTAAAAGCACAAGAGCATATACTGCTCCCACAACCCAATCTTTCTGCAAGATTGTTTAAAGGCTCTGCTCCCGAATTTGTATATGAATGCAGCAGAGTCATCGGCATGGGCAGTGGCATGCCACAGATTTTTAATGACGAAAGCATTATTCCGGCCTTAATGCGCCAAGGTATAAAACAAGATGATGCAACCAACTATGCCATCGTCGGATGTGTCGAGTTAACAACCCATGGCAACAATCTAGGCTGGAGCGATGCTGCCATGTTTAACTTGGTTAAAGCGCTTGAGTTAACACTTAATAATGGCATCTGCCTTCAAACAGGCAAGCAATTGGGTATTGCAACCGGCTATTTGACCGACTATAAAACATATCATGATTTGGAAGAAGCTTACAAAAAACAATTAGATTACTTTATTGATAGAATGATTACAACCTGTGATGTCGTTGATAGGATGCACGCTGAGTTTTTGCCTTCCCCATTTCTATCCAGTGTTATTGACGGTTGCTTAGAAAAAGGTATTGATGTCACTGCCGGCGGCGCCCTTTATAATCTATCCGGTATCCAAGCCATTCAAGTTGCCAATTTGGCAGATAGTCTTGCAACCATCAAACACATGATCTATGATGACAAATCATTGGAAGCTTCTGAATTGTTACAGGCTCTGCAAACCAACTATGAAGGCAACGATATTCTAAGGCAATACATCATCAATCGAATACCTAAATATGGTAATGATGTTTCTTGGGTTGACCATATCGGTAACCAATGGGTGGAATATTTTTCCAATAAACTTTCCACCTATGAAAATGCAAGAGGTGGTCCATATCACACAGGTCTTTACACCGTTTCTGCACATATACCAATGGGGCAAAATGTTGGCGCTTCAGCCGATGGCAGACTAAGCAAGGATCCTCTGGCTGATGGTGGCATGTCTGCAATGTATGGTCGGGACAAGCAAGGACCTACTGCCTTGTTGAAATCCGTATCAAGAATTAATTCCATCTATGGTAGCAACGGCACTTTATTAAATATGAAGTTTCTTCCTGACTTCTTCAAAACGGATGAAGGCATAAAAAAGTTCTCCTCAATGCTCATGACCATTGTGCATTTAAACATTAGTCATGTACAGTTTAATGTTTTACGAAAAGAAGATCTCTTATCCGCACAAAAAAATCCAGATGCCTTCAAAGGTCTTACTGTAAGAGTCGCAGGCTACACCGCTTATTTTGTTGATTTGGCAACTGATTTACAAGACGAAATTATTGCAAGAACAAGTTATGGAGACGTCTCATGA
- a CDS encoding DeoR/GlpR family DNA-binding transcription regulator — MNDRQIAILNLVSEKKKINVASLSEKLGVSQVTIRQDLKMLEADGMLKRYHGGAMPVSNDDMLRRLSVNFETKSQIAKMAASLVKNGETVLIESGSTNALLAAELGKKSGITIVTNSAFISRFVRDLNNVKIILLGGEYQHESEVLVGPLTRLCVKEFHVDKVFIGVDGFSQSTGFTCTNLFRAEVAKSMAQQAQQIIIVTDSTKFNEVGVASQFRPHEVDIVITDSKIVPEDQGFLENANVKVITV, encoded by the coding sequence TTGAATGATCGACAGATTGCAATACTTAACTTAGTTTCAGAAAAGAAAAAAATTAATGTCGCCAGTCTTTCAGAAAAATTAGGTGTGTCACAAGTGACCATTCGGCAGGATCTGAAGATGTTAGAAGCCGATGGTATGTTGAAACGCTACCATGGTGGCGCAATGCCCGTTTCCAACGATGATATGCTAAGAAGACTTTCGGTCAACTTCGAAACCAAGTCCCAAATAGCCAAAATGGCCGCTTCATTAGTTAAAAATGGCGAAACTGTTTTAATCGAATCCGGATCCACCAATGCTTTGCTAGCTGCAGAGCTAGGTAAGAAAAGTGGTATAACCATCGTAACTAATTCCGCATTCATCAGTAGATTTGTAAGAGATTTGAACAACGTTAAGATTATTTTACTTGGCGGCGAGTATCAACACGAATCAGAAGTCTTAGTCGGTCCTCTAACACGCTTGTGCGTCAAAGAATTTCATGTCGATAAAGTATTTATCGGTGTAGATGGTTTTAGCCAGTCTACAGGGTTTACATGTACCAATCTATTTAGAGCAGAAGTTGCCAAATCCATGGCACAGCAGGCACAACAGATTATAATCGTAACCGATTCAACGAAGTTTAATGAAGTCGGTGTTGCCAGTCAATTTAGACCCCACGAAGTTGATATTGTCATCACCGATTCCAAGATTGTACCAGAAGATCAAGGTTTCTTAGAAAATGCTAACGTAAAAGTTATAACCGTTTAA
- a CDS encoding methyl-accepting chemotaxis protein yields the protein MKKVKNIAGIKGASFSIKAKLIMGFAIIIFVMGLISLFTYAKLQASLVEMSEMVESAIIANTIITDNGIAVATAISVYSLDKTPENKQIIMDLLDENDEKISKLKVYTKNEDGIRLIDATVKRLDDYRVNVENAITYSDNKDSAGYIEANAESKKLIGYVGLTLQELLKNELNYNAIEKDRLTAAAVVTGQVVLISIILIAIISITGATILTNKITGMIAKLAHHAQSIADGNLLATQIKANSRDDLSILVKAFNKMGDNLRTMIGKISENSNNIARSSEFLKQNSEESSKAIEQVAISIKQISEDALDQTEKSERTFNIAKKLNEGNKKAYEDISKVLSSSNMATHAANNGNIKMNALLEQIVVIEEKIVSTHTVSDILNVKSTEIKKVVDTITNMASQTNLLSLNAAIEAARAGVHGKGFAVVADEIRKLAQSSSDATKEITVMLNDIHSTSQELASSMMIGVKEVKEGAQMANAAKDSFGEIVDTSKEVDNRIKDISAEIEKMVEGIKEVEEMSYVISQLAKGSSDESTHVAAAVQQQSAGLQEITSYASILSEMSEDLKLMVSQFVFE from the coding sequence ATGAAAAAAGTTAAAAACATAGCAGGTATAAAAGGAGCAAGCTTTTCCATAAAGGCAAAACTAATCATGGGGTTTGCAATCATTATTTTTGTGATGGGTTTGATCAGTCTTTTCACCTATGCAAAGTTACAAGCCTCCTTGGTAGAAATGAGTGAAATGGTGGAGTCGGCAATTATTGCAAATACCATTATAACTGACAATGGTATCGCAGTTGCAACCGCCATATCGGTATACTCACTTGATAAAACACCTGAAAACAAGCAAATCATAATGGATCTGTTGGATGAAAATGATGAAAAAATATCTAAACTAAAAGTGTATACAAAAAATGAAGATGGTATTAGACTGATTGACGCAACCGTTAAGAGACTTGATGATTATCGTGTTAATGTTGAAAATGCCATAACTTACAGTGACAATAAAGATTCAGCAGGTTATATTGAAGCAAATGCAGAGTCAAAAAAATTAATCGGGTATGTTGGCTTAACACTTCAGGAATTACTAAAAAATGAGTTGAACTATAACGCTATAGAAAAAGACAGATTGACAGCCGCAGCGGTCGTAACAGGTCAAGTGGTTCTAATCAGCATTATACTTATAGCAATCATTAGTATTACGGGAGCAACCATTCTGACGAATAAAATTACCGGCATGATTGCAAAATTAGCCCATCATGCACAAAGTATTGCAGATGGCAACCTGTTGGCAACCCAAATCAAAGCCAATTCTAGAGATGATTTGTCAATCTTGGTTAAAGCGTTTAATAAGATGGGCGATAACCTAAGAACGATGATTGGAAAAATTAGTGAAAATAGTAATAATATCGCACGATCTTCAGAATTCTTGAAACAAAACTCAGAAGAAAGCTCAAAAGCTATTGAGCAGGTTGCTATTTCCATTAAGCAAATCAGTGAAGATGCTCTCGATCAGACAGAAAAATCGGAAAGAACCTTCAATATTGCTAAAAAGTTAAATGAAGGTAACAAGAAAGCCTATGAAGATATCAGTAAGGTTCTGTCATCTTCAAACATGGCAACCCACGCAGCCAATAATGGTAACATTAAGATGAATGCGTTGCTAGAACAAATTGTCGTGATAGAAGAAAAGATTGTTTCAACACATACAGTATCAGATATACTAAATGTAAAATCCACAGAAATCAAGAAAGTCGTTGATACCATAACAAACATGGCATCCCAAACCAATCTGTTGTCATTAAATGCGGCTATTGAAGCGGCTAGAGCCGGTGTTCATGGAAAGGGTTTTGCTGTTGTAGCGGATGAAATCAGAAAATTGGCTCAAAGTTCCTCAGATGCAACAAAGGAAATCACGGTCATGCTAAACGACATTCATAGCACTTCACAGGAACTTGCAAGCAGTATGATGATAGGGGTTAAAGAAGTAAAAGAAGGTGCGCAAATGGCCAACGCCGCCAAAGACTCTTTTGGTGAGATTGTGGATACGAGTAAAGAAGTCGATAATCGCATTAAAGATATATCAGCGGAGATAGAAAAGATGGTTGAAGGTATCAAAGAAGTTGAAGAAATGAGTTATGTGATTTCACAATTAGCAAAAGGATCCTCAGATGAAAGCACACATGTTGCAGCGGCGGTTCAACAACAATCAGCCGGTCTTCAAGAGATTACATCTTATGCAAGTATACTATCTGAAATGTCAGAAGACTTAAAATTGATGGTAAGCCAATTTGTATTTGAATAG
- a CDS encoding Dabb family protein gives MKTENDSKKTRLRHLVLFKFNEGIDISIIREIEKRFALLKHEITLVKDLEWGTNISKEGLSNGFTHCFMLSFEDEKDRDAYIIHPKHQMFVAFIKAYLDKACVVDYWA, from the coding sequence ATGAAAACAGAAAACGATAGTAAGAAAACACGACTAAGACATTTGGTACTTTTCAAATTCAATGAAGGAATAGATATAAGTATTATTCGAGAGATTGAAAAGAGATTTGCTTTACTTAAACATGAGATCACACTGGTTAAGGACCTTGAATGGGGAACAAATATCAGCAAAGAAGGCTTAAGTAATGGTTTTACCCACTGCTTTATGTTAAGCTTTGAGGATGAGAAAGATCGGGATGCATATATCATACATCCAAAGCATCAGATGTTTGTAGCATTCATTAAGGCATATTTGGATAAAGCTTGTGTCGTTGATTATTGGGCCTAA